One Lucilia cuprina isolate Lc7/37 chromosome 4, ASM2204524v1, whole genome shotgun sequence DNA segment encodes these proteins:
- the LOC111687686 gene encoding importin subunit alpha-3, translating to MTSLEPNVNRLQNFKNKGKDQEEMRRRRNEVTVELRKNKREETILKRRNVPNMDSNTDEDDQLPNQINLKKLAEAAADSSKPEQQLAAVQAARKLLSSDKNPPINDLIKSDILPILVDCLKQHNQTMLQFEAAWALTNIASGTSQQTNEVVAAGAVPLFLQLLSSPAPNVCEQAVWALGNIIGDGPELRDYVIKHGVVQPLLSFIKPDIPISFLRNVTWVIVNLCRNKDPPPPAATIHEILPALNILIHHTDTNILVDTVWAISYLTDGGNDQIQMVIESGVVPKLIPLLGHAEVKVQTAALRAVGNIVTGSDEQTQVVLNYDALAFFPALLSHQKEKIRKEAVWFLSNITAGNQSQVQAVINCGLLPKIIENLRNGEFQTQKEAAWAISNLTISGNREQVFTLIKEGVIPPFCDLLSCQDTQVINVVLDGLNNMLKMAESHVQDVANLIEECDGLEKIEKLQNHENVEIYKLAYEIIEQHFSDEPEQASMVPTSDGTQYQFDPNADSILPNTFNF from the exons TTAAGCGCCGCAATGTTCCCAATATGGATTCGAACACAGACGAAGATGATCAGTTaccaaatcaaataaatttgaaaaaattagcCGAAGCTGCTGCAGATTCATCAAAACCTGAACAACAATTGGCTGCTGTACAAGCTGCACGAAAATTACTCTCCTCTGACAAGAATCCACCCATCAATGACTTGATTAAGAGTGATATATTGCCCATTCTAGTTGATTGCCTAAAACAGCACAATCAGACAATGTTACAGTTTGAAGCTGCCTGGGCTCTTACCAATATAGCTTCGGGTACATCACAACAAACAAATGAAGTGGTGGCCGCCGGTGCAGTACCTCTATTCTTACAGTTGTTGTCATCACCCGCTCCTAATGTCTGCGAACAGGCCGTCTGGGCTTTGGGTAATATTATTGGTGATGGTCCCGAATTGCGTGATTATGTCATCAAACATGGTGTAGTACAGCCACTGTTGTCTTTCATCAAACCCGACATACCCATATCATTTTTACGCAACGTCACTTGGGTTATTGTGAATTTGTGCCGCAACAAAGATCCACCACCACCAGCAGCTACCATTCATGAGATTTTGCccgctttaaatattttgattcaTCATACTGACACCAATATCCTGGTCGACACCGTTTGGGCCATTAGCTATTTAACCGATGGCGGTAATGATCAAATTCAAATGGTCATCGAAAGTGGTGTTGTACCCAAATTGATTCCACTTTTGGGTCATGCCGAGGTTAAAGTACAGACCGCAGCTTTGCGTGCCGTTGGCAATATTGTTACCGGTTCAGATGAACAAACACAAGTGGTGCTCAACTATGATGCTCTTGCGTTCTTCCCAGCTTTGTTGTCGCATCAAAAGGAGAAAATACGCAAAGAAGCTGTCTGGTTCTTGTCCAACATAACGGCGGGCAATCAATCACAAGTTCAGGCTGTTATCAATTGCGGCTTGCTGCCCAAGATCATCGAGAATCTACGTAATGGTGAATTCCAAACGCAAAAAGAAGCCGCTTGGGCCATTAGCAATTTGACGATCAGCGGTAATCGTGAACAGGTGTTTACACTCATAAAAGAGGGTGTCATACCTCCATTCTGTGATTTATTATCATGCCAAGATACACAGGTTATCAAT GTGGTTTTAGATGGTCTTAACAATATGCTCAAAATGGCCGAGAGTCATGTTCAAGATGTAGCCAATTTAATTGAAGAATGCGATGGTCTCGAAAAGattgaaaaactacaaaatcACGAAAATGTGGAAATCTATAAATTGGCCTACGAAATTATTGAACAGCACTTCTCTGATGAG cCTGAACAAGCTTCGATGGTACCAACATCCGATGGCACTCAATATCAATTTGATCCAAATGCCGATAGTATATTACCgaacacatttaatttttaa
- the LOC111687684 gene encoding mitochondrial pyruvate carrier 2-like, producing the protein MVRFLTSAYNAVIGACDKIVPASLRPLWMSPAGPKTVFFWAPVFKWGLVIAGIGDLKRPAEFLSINQASTLTATGLIWSRYSMVIVPKNYILLTVNMFVALTQGIQVVRAVKYQMEQNKEN; encoded by the exons ATGGTACGATTTCTAACATCAGCTTATAATGCAGTTATAGGCGCCTGCGATAAGATTGTGCCCGCAAGCCTAAGACCTTTATGGATGAGTCCGGCTGGTCCcaaaacagttttcttttggGCACCAGTTTTCAAATGG ggtCTAGTTATTGCTGGCATTGGAGACTTAAAACGTCCTGCCGAATTTCTATCCATCAATCAGGCATCAACATTGACAGCGACAGGTCTTATTTGGTCACGTTATTCAATGGTTATAGTGCCGAAAAATTATATACTCTTAACAGTTAATATGTTTGTAGCTCTAACGCAGGGTATACAAGTTGTACGAGCTGTTAAATATCAAAtggaacaaaataaagaaaattaa
- the LOC111687681 gene encoding zinc finger protein 235-like, with translation MNKINNKCRTCFNESTKGLQSLTKKTSTDENNQQKTYAELLNELANINIMHDKCSKMPQSICGLCSKKLKAAHAFVQQAQEVNEQLYSMFLQNPQSVDRVGVGKSSDCLQEVQIDIAACAEIKMEHDDVGDSSDGVVGVDVMMAEPEMLKKSVQLKEENPEEDALAVNFTKSEDNFEDCNDLKDSLDVTYPNISLTILTSDTEDNIPNILEQTMDTSDNNSNINDGSCHSATDNNDDNEWLNESNNSTKKSRKKKTSPTKKRKKSPKTEETKDKNEDEWLQVKCNDCDKIFDNSRLLNRHLRLNHVPDELKIQCLHCEAKFSRRHNMYAHMRRIHKTENLEEFQIQPKKSNAAKQYACQQCTRSYTNKYKLIAHVNSHHNPDNKNTAPKEKILQPKKRFLCTLCGLKFDSEGNLNIHFRRHTGEKPYKCEFCDRAYPRLYDVQVHRRTHTGEKPYQCTLCEKTFRRSNKLKIHMRTHTNERPYKCTQCEKAFKQSKDLNIHKRTHTGERPYKCAVCQSTFTQSNSLRLHQIKQQHLEKVKPVEDLPAAMTFMCQQPT, from the exons atgaataaaataaacaataaatgtcGGACGTGTTTCAATGAATCCACCAAAGGATTACAATCTCTAACAAAAAAGACTTCAACTGATGAGAATAATCAACAAAAAACCTATGCAGAACTACTTAATGAGTTGGCCAATATTAAT ATAATGCATGACAAATGTTCCAAAATGCCTCAGTCCATATGTGGTCTTTGTTCCAAGAAACTGAAAGCAGCTCACGCTTTCGTCCAGCAAGCTCAGGAGGTTAATGAACAACTTTATTCCATGTTTTTACAAAATCCTCAGTCGGTGGATAGGGTTGGTGTTGGAAAGTCATCGGATTGTTTGCAAGAGGTTCAAATCGATATTGCAGCATGTGCTGAGATTAAAATGGAACATGATGATGTGGGTGACAGTAGCGATGGTGTGGTGGGTGTTGATGTTATGATGGCAGAGCCAGAGATGCTAAAGAAGAGTGTACAATTGAAAGAGGAGAATCCAGAAGAAGATGCTTTAGctgtaaattttacaaagagtGAAGATAATTTTGAAGATTG CAATGATCTAAAAGATTCTTTAGATGTAACATACCCTAATATTTCTCTAACAATCCTCACGTCTGACACTGAAGACAACATTCCAAATATTCTGGAACAAACTATGGACACTTCCGATAACAATAGCAATATAAATGATGGATCATGTCATTCCGCTACAGATAATAATGATGACAATGAATGGTTAAATGAATCAAATAATTCCACaaaaaaatcacgaaaaaagaaaacatcgcctacgaaaaaacgtaaaaaatcaCCTAAAACTGAAGAAACTAAGGACAAAAATGAAGATGAATGGTTGCAGGTGAAATGTAATGACTgtgataaaatatttgataattcACGGCTATTAAATCGTCATCTGCGTTTAAATCATGTACCGGATGAACTGAAAATACAATGTCTCCATTGTGAGGCAAAATTCAGTCGTCGCCATAATATGTACGCTCATATGCGTCGTATACATAAAACCGAAAATTTAGAAGAGTTTCAAATACAACCGAAAAAATCCAACGCCGCGAAGCAGTATGCCTGTCAACAGTGTACACGTTCATATACCAATAAATACAAGTTAATAGCTCATGTCAATAGTCATCATAATCCCGACAATAAAAACACTGCCCCTAAAGAGAAGATTCTACAACCGAAAAAACGTTTCTTATGCACACTTTGTGGTCTAAAGTTTGACAGTGAGGGTAATTTGAATATTCATTTTCGCCGGCATACTGGTGAAAAACCATATAAGTGTGAATTTTGTGATCGAGCCTATCCTAGACTCTACGATGTACAAGTACATCGCCGCACACATACCGGTGAGAAGCCCTATCAATGTACCCTCTGTGAAAAGACCTTTAGACGATCGAACAAATTAAAGATTCACATGCGTACGCACACCAACGAACGACCCTATAAGTGTACACAGTGTGAGAAGGCTTTTAAACAATCGAAAGATTTGAATATACACAAACGTACGCATACCGGCGAGAGACCCTATAAATGTGCCGTGTGTCAGAGTACATTCACCCAGAGTAATTCGTTGCGTTTACatcaaattaaacaacaacatttggAAAAGGTGAAACCAGTTGAAGATTTACCAGCGGCAATGACATTTATGTGTCAGCAGCCAACATaa